In the genome of Streptomyces pactum, one region contains:
- a CDS encoding type I polyketide synthase, with the protein MTSLDEAQRGPREQAGTGATLRRAFATVERLQRRLEESERARTEPVAIVGVGCRFPGGVTDADSYWQLLADGTDAIGEIPADRWDGAAFHSAEPQTPGRMSTRWGGFLDRIDHFDHEFFGISRREALAMDPQQRLTLEVVWEALEHAGQSPAGLAGSRTGVFMGVCSNDFASRTLRDPLDATAYASTGTAHSIVTGRVSYTLDLHGPSVAVDSACSASLVAVHTACQSLRAGECDLALGGGVNVVLSPIPSIAFSQFPGMVAPDGRCKTFDAAANGYVRGEGCGVVVLKRLSDAVRDGDRVLAVIRGSAVNQDGRSAGVTAPSGTAQRDVLRRALAAGRVAPEEVSYIEAHGTGTTLGDPIEVEALAEVYGRPEGPTVYLGSGKPNIGHLEAASGIAGLIKAALCVNRGAIPRNVHFNELNPHLSFDGTTFAVPTELTGWPKVPGRRLAGVSSFGFSGTNVHMLVEEPPERPAADPDDRRPLAALALSAKSDAALVELAGRYHRFLTENPSVPAGDVCFSANTGRSHFPHRLAAVGSDARELAARLDDFLAGMPAVGLAAGRAGTTETVFVFPGQGPQRVGMARGLYETQPTFRRVIDRCDEILRPMLDIPLLTLLYPPDGDGDDGTQPVYRTEYSQPALFSVEYALAELWRSWGVEPAAVLGHSFGEYAAACFAGAMSLEDGLKLVVARGRLMRESGRTGAMATVFAPEEEVAAAIAGYEDQVSIAAVNGPANTSVSGDRAVIDAVCEEFTRRGVRAKVLRITTASHSPLIEPIIEEFRAVAREITFTPPRIPLVSNLNGRLWEWEQAPDADYWCRHLRQPVRFADGVATVLGLGHRAFVEMGPAPTLLGLISDGLPADTDALLLPSLRPRQDDWEVILDSLSQLYVRGADLDWRAFDADYTRTRVTVPGYPFARTPCWQEPPPVGSPAAAALPGTAGTAGAGTVPEGGEADGADAEFPDAELVYDLAWEEAGPAGGGLPAAPAAADGAAWLLLADTTGVADRLAGLLTGQGARCVSVDRGEAYAFAPGAARAVVRPDSAEDWRRLVTDLAVPGDTALRVVHLWGLDDRGPHGASPDGGESGDGDPVARLLDAQRAGFLGAVRAVQALARAHSGGAAPARLWLVTRGAVRPQGSAGDPSATGQATLWGLGRSLQQEHAGLWGGLVDLDPDPAADAGALAERLLAEAVFEDGEDQVALRGERRLVARLVRRELPAGPAAAVAWRTDASYLITGGLGGLGLAVARSMVLAGARHLVLAGRTPLPPRGEWAALPADTAAGRRVAAVRELEALGAHVTVEVLDVADEGRVRAFLERFDREARPPVRGVVHAAGVGEVVPVLELGPAELERSLRAKAGGAVVLDRVFEGRELDFFVLFSSVSSLLSSPFVAGYAAANAFLDALAHARRERGRPAVSVNWGIWRELGMAERGAEATPGLSAGMGTLDPRQALRMFHRLLGHAGPQAAVVPVDWDEWGRRYQEVSGSPLLTRLLAEAAPAGGAQPARTAAGRTGTLPGREELLALPEPERAEVLAERLRVGLAATLRAEPETVGLDQSLYELGLDSLMAVEARNEIEGRTGVFLPISVFLGGASVRDLAREIVAGLGGDGAPAGPDAAAPAEAEAAVAAPDGGAIRRVERAEDDLVGRLLAELDALPEPGAGPEEGAGV; encoded by the coding sequence ATGACGTCGCTGGACGAGGCGCAGCGCGGCCCGCGGGAGCAGGCGGGGACCGGCGCGACCCTGCGCCGGGCCTTCGCCACGGTGGAGCGGCTGCAGCGCCGGCTGGAGGAGTCCGAGCGCGCCCGCACCGAGCCGGTCGCGATCGTCGGGGTGGGCTGCCGGTTCCCCGGCGGGGTGACCGACGCCGACAGCTACTGGCAGCTGCTGGCGGACGGCACCGACGCCATCGGGGAGATCCCGGCGGACCGCTGGGACGGGGCCGCGTTCCACTCCGCCGAGCCGCAGACGCCGGGCCGGATGAGCACCCGCTGGGGCGGCTTCCTGGACCGGATCGACCACTTCGACCACGAGTTCTTCGGCATCTCGCGGCGCGAGGCGCTGGCCATGGACCCGCAGCAGCGGCTCACCCTGGAGGTGGTCTGGGAGGCGCTGGAGCACGCCGGGCAGTCCCCGGCCGGGCTGGCCGGCAGCCGTACCGGGGTATTCATGGGGGTGTGCAGCAACGACTTCGCCTCCCGCACGCTGCGGGACCCGCTGGACGCCACCGCGTACGCCTCCACCGGCACGGCGCACTCCATCGTCACCGGCCGGGTCTCCTACACGCTGGACCTGCACGGCCCCAGCGTCGCGGTGGACAGTGCCTGTTCGGCCTCGCTGGTGGCGGTGCACACCGCGTGCCAGAGCCTGCGCGCCGGGGAGTGCGACCTGGCGCTGGGCGGCGGGGTGAACGTGGTGCTCTCGCCCATCCCCAGCATCGCGTTCTCCCAGTTCCCGGGGATGGTGGCGCCCGACGGCCGGTGCAAGACCTTCGACGCGGCGGCCAACGGCTACGTCCGCGGCGAGGGGTGCGGGGTGGTGGTCCTCAAGCGGCTGTCGGACGCGGTGCGCGACGGCGACCGGGTGCTGGCGGTGATCCGGGGCAGCGCGGTCAACCAGGACGGCCGCAGCGCCGGGGTCACCGCGCCCAGCGGCACCGCGCAGCGCGACGTGCTGCGGCGGGCGCTGGCGGCCGGCCGGGTGGCGCCGGAGGAGGTGTCGTACATCGAGGCGCACGGCACCGGCACCACGCTCGGCGACCCGATCGAGGTGGAGGCGCTGGCCGAGGTGTACGGCCGGCCGGAGGGCCCGACCGTCTACCTGGGCTCGGGGAAGCCGAACATCGGCCACCTGGAGGCGGCCTCCGGGATCGCCGGGCTGATCAAGGCCGCGCTCTGTGTGAACCGCGGCGCCATCCCGCGCAACGTGCACTTCAACGAGCTGAACCCGCACCTGTCGTTCGACGGCACCACGTTCGCGGTGCCCACCGAGCTGACCGGGTGGCCGAAGGTGCCCGGCCGCCGGCTGGCCGGGGTGAGCAGCTTCGGCTTCAGCGGCACCAACGTCCACATGCTGGTGGAGGAGCCGCCCGAGCGGCCCGCCGCCGATCCGGACGACCGCCGCCCGCTGGCCGCGCTGGCGCTGTCGGCGAAGAGCGACGCGGCGCTGGTGGAGCTGGCCGGGCGGTACCACCGGTTCCTGACGGAGAACCCGTCGGTGCCGGCCGGGGACGTGTGCTTCTCCGCGAACACCGGCCGCTCGCACTTCCCGCACCGGCTGGCCGCGGTGGGCTCCGACGCCCGGGAACTGGCCGCCCGGCTCGACGACTTCCTGGCCGGGATGCCCGCGGTGGGGCTGGCGGCCGGGCGGGCCGGGACCACCGAGACGGTGTTCGTCTTCCCCGGGCAGGGTCCGCAGCGGGTGGGCATGGCCCGCGGGCTGTACGAGACCCAGCCGACGTTCCGCCGGGTCATCGACCGGTGCGACGAGATCCTGCGGCCGATGCTGGACATCCCGCTGCTGACGCTGCTGTACCCGCCGGACGGGGACGGGGACGACGGCACGCAGCCGGTCTACCGCACGGAGTACTCCCAGCCGGCGCTGTTCTCGGTGGAGTACGCGCTGGCGGAGCTGTGGCGCTCCTGGGGCGTGGAGCCGGCCGCGGTGCTGGGGCACAGCTTCGGCGAGTACGCGGCGGCCTGCTTCGCCGGGGCGATGAGCCTGGAGGACGGGCTGAAGCTGGTCGTGGCGCGCGGCCGGCTGATGCGCGAGTCGGGGCGGACCGGGGCGATGGCGACGGTGTTCGCCCCCGAGGAGGAGGTGGCCGCGGCCATCGCCGGGTACGAGGACCAGGTCTCGATCGCGGCGGTCAACGGCCCGGCGAACACCTCCGTCTCCGGTGACCGCGCGGTCATCGACGCGGTGTGCGAGGAGTTCACCCGGCGGGGGGTGCGGGCCAAGGTGCTGCGCATCACCACCGCCTCGCACTCCCCGCTGATCGAGCCGATCATCGAGGAGTTCCGGGCGGTGGCCCGGGAGATCACCTTCACCCCGCCCCGCATCCCGCTGGTGTCCAACCTCAACGGCCGGCTGTGGGAGTGGGAGCAGGCGCCGGACGCCGACTACTGGTGCCGCCACCTGCGGCAGCCGGTGCGGTTCGCGGACGGGGTGGCCACCGTGCTCGGACTGGGCCACCGGGCGTTCGTGGAGATGGGCCCGGCGCCCACCCTGCTCGGTCTGATCAGCGACGGCCTGCCGGCGGACACCGACGCGCTGCTGCTGCCCAGCCTGCGCCCCCGCCAGGACGACTGGGAGGTGATCCTGGACTCGCTGTCCCAGCTGTACGTGCGCGGCGCGGACCTCGACTGGCGGGCGTTCGACGCCGACTACACCCGGACCCGGGTGACCGTCCCCGGGTACCCGTTCGCCCGTACCCCCTGCTGGCAGGAGCCGCCCCCGGTGGGCTCGCCCGCCGCCGCGGCCCTGCCCGGGACCGCCGGTACGGCCGGGGCCGGCACGGTGCCGGAAGGCGGCGAGGCGGACGGTGCGGACGCGGAGTTCCCGGACGCGGAGCTGGTGTACGACCTGGCCTGGGAGGAGGCCGGACCGGCCGGCGGCGGGCTGCCCGCGGCCCCGGCCGCCGCCGACGGCGCGGCCTGGCTGCTGCTCGCCGACACCACCGGCGTGGCGGACCGGCTGGCCGGCCTCCTGACCGGGCAGGGCGCCCGCTGTGTGTCGGTGGACCGCGGCGAGGCGTACGCCTTCGCACCCGGCGCGGCGCGGGCGGTGGTCCGCCCGGACTCCGCCGAGGACTGGCGGCGACTGGTGACGGACCTGGCCGTGCCCGGGGACACGGCGCTGCGCGTGGTGCACCTGTGGGGCCTGGACGACCGGGGGCCGCACGGCGCCTCCCCGGACGGCGGTGAGAGCGGTGACGGCGACCCGGTGGCGCGGCTGCTGGACGCCCAGCGCGCCGGGTTCCTCGGCGCGGTGCGGGCGGTGCAGGCGCTGGCCCGGGCCCACTCCGGCGGCGCGGCCCCGGCCCGGCTGTGGCTGGTCACCCGGGGCGCGGTGCGGCCGCAGGGCAGCGCCGGCGACCCGTCGGCGACCGGCCAGGCGACGCTGTGGGGGCTGGGCCGCTCCCTCCAGCAGGAGCACGCCGGGCTGTGGGGCGGGCTGGTCGACCTCGACCCGGACCCGGCCGCGGACGCCGGGGCGCTCGCCGAACGGCTGCTGGCCGAGGCGGTGTTCGAGGACGGCGAGGACCAGGTGGCGCTCCGCGGCGAGCGGCGGCTGGTGGCCCGGCTGGTGCGCCGGGAGCTGCCCGCCGGGCCGGCCGCGGCGGTCGCCTGGCGGACCGACGCCAGCTATCTGATCACCGGCGGCCTGGGCGGGCTGGGCCTGGCGGTGGCCCGGTCGATGGTGCTGGCCGGGGCGCGGCACCTGGTGCTCGCCGGGCGCACCCCGCTGCCGCCGCGCGGCGAGTGGGCGGCGCTGCCGGCGGACACCGCGGCCGGCCGCCGGGTGGCGGCGGTCCGGGAGCTGGAGGCGCTGGGCGCGCACGTCACCGTGGAGGTCCTCGACGTCGCCGACGAGGGGCGGGTCCGCGCCTTCCTGGAGCGGTTCGACCGGGAGGCCCGGCCGCCGGTGCGCGGCGTGGTCCACGCGGCCGGCGTCGGCGAGGTGGTGCCGGTGCTGGAGCTGGGACCGGCGGAGCTGGAGCGGAGCCTGCGCGCCAAGGCGGGCGGCGCGGTGGTCCTGGACCGGGTCTTCGAGGGCCGGGAGCTGGACTTCTTCGTGCTGTTCTCCTCGGTCAGCTCGCTGCTCAGCTCGCCGTTCGTGGCCGGTTACGCGGCCGCCAACGCCTTCCTGGACGCGCTGGCGCACGCCCGGCGGGAGCGCGGCCGTCCGGCGGTGAGCGTCAACTGGGGCATCTGGCGGGAGCTGGGCATGGCCGAGCGGGGCGCCGAGGCGACCCCGGGCCTGAGCGCCGGCATGGGCACCCTGGACCCGCGGCAGGCGCTGCGGATGTTCCACCGGCTGCTGGGCCACGCCGGCCCGCAGGCCGCGGTGGTGCCGGTGGACTGGGACGAGTGGGGCCGCCGCTACCAGGAGGTGTCCGGCTCGCCGCTGCTGACCCGGCTGCTTGCCGAGGCCGCCCCGGCGGGCGGCGCGCAGCCGGCCCGGACGGCGGCCGGCCGGACCGGGACGCTGCCCGGCCGGGAGGAGCTGCTGGCGCTGCCGGAGCCGGAGCGGGCCGAGGTGCTCGCCGAGCGGCTGCGGGTCGGGCTGGCGGCGACGCTGCGCGCCGAGCCGGAGACCGTCGGGCTCGACCAGTCGCTGTACGAGCTGGGCCTGGACTCGCTGATGGCGGTGGAGGCGCGGAACGAGATCGAGGGCCGCACCGGGGTGTTCCTGCCCATCTCGGTCTTCCTGGGCGGGGCGTCCGTCCGGGACCTGGCGCGGGAGATCGTCGCCGGGCTCGGCGGCGACGGCGCGCCGGCCGGCCCGGACGCGGCGGCGCCGGCGGAAGCGGAGGCGGCCGTGGCCGCCCCGGACGGCGGCGCCATCCGGCGGGTGGAGCGCGCCGAGGACGACCTGGTGGGCCGCCTGCTGGCGGAGCTGGACGCGCTGCCCGAGCCGGGCGCCGGACCGGAGGAGGGAGCCGGTGTCTGA
- a CDS encoding amino acid adenylation domain-containing protein, translated as MSEDREELERRLAALSPEKRALFEKMLRERQPAEDVFPLSVMQQGIWFLEQLRPHNPAYVIPAAAHIRGRLDTGVLRAAVQEIVRRHEALRTTFQVRDGRPVQVVRRELAVPLTETDLRGGPADPHSRIAEALAVPFDLAAGPLLRLELLRTGEEEYVLLAAMHHLVSDGWSVKVLLSELSALYEAFAAGRPSPLPALAVQYGDFATWQQRELGREALAADLAYWREHLAGAPEALALHTDRPRPAVQGFNGGSVPFALTAELMAALTAVGRARGATPYMVLLAVFAVLLHRYSGQDDVVVGVPTAGRGRAEVEPLIGFFVNTLPVRARLHGEPSFAEVLDRVREACLGAYAHERVPFERIVEELRPPRDLSRPPVFQVSLSYQGDPLPVLDIAGLEFRRMNLLADGARFDLELQFFATAGGGLTGWFEYDRDLFDRDTIDRLAGHFRRVAELVAADPAARVDGLPLLDEAGRAAVLAAGRGPEREWPEAGWVHECVAERARLAPDAPAVRFEGTTVTYRELNARANRLAHRLRRRGVGRDVPVGVCLERSVELVVSLLAVLKAGGAYVPLDPSHPPARLARVVGTAGMPVVLAAPDTRGVLPGTAEVLDVVGSAASWADEPDTDPQVVVGPEDLAYVIYTSGSTGEPKGVMNVHAAIRNRLLWMQDAYRLGADDRVLQKTPFSFDVSVWEFFWPLMTGATLVVARPGGHRDAGHLVDTIRAERITTAHFVPSMLQVFLRQPGVDRLPSLRRVVCSGEALPRELQDRFLATCPAELHNLYGPTEAAVDVTAWECVRDGDPRPVPIGRPIANTRVYVLDRHRRPVPFGVPGELYLAGRQLARGYLGRPDLTAERFVADPYGDGPADRMYATGDLARFRADGTVEYLGRLDHQVKLRGLRIELGEIEAQLAGHDRVREAVVTAHRHGADDVRLVAYLTGDPVPEPGELAAYLRERLPEYMVPAAFVALPRMPLTANGKADRAALPAPEFTAAPRAAYAAPQEGLERTLAEVWRSVLGVERVGRDDNFFELGGHSLLMSRLQAELAAGHHIQVSMVELFQHPTVGALAAHLRRPAGAAGRERDGAGRAETRRRSQNQRQAAAARRTRSRNGR; from the coding sequence GTGTCTGAGGACCGTGAAGAGCTGGAGCGGCGGCTGGCGGCCCTGTCGCCGGAGAAGCGCGCCCTGTTCGAGAAGATGCTGCGGGAGCGGCAGCCGGCCGAGGACGTCTTCCCGCTGTCGGTGATGCAGCAGGGCATCTGGTTCCTGGAACAGCTGCGCCCGCACAACCCGGCGTACGTCATCCCGGCCGCGGCGCACATCCGCGGGCGGCTGGACACCGGGGTGCTGCGCGCCGCGGTCCAGGAGATCGTGCGCCGGCACGAGGCGCTGCGCACCACCTTCCAGGTGCGCGACGGCCGCCCGGTGCAGGTGGTGCGCCGGGAGCTGGCGGTGCCGCTGACGGAGACCGACCTGCGCGGCGGGCCGGCGGACCCGCACTCCCGGATCGCCGAGGCGCTCGCGGTGCCGTTCGACCTGGCCGCCGGGCCGCTGCTGCGGCTGGAGCTGCTGCGCACCGGCGAGGAGGAGTACGTCCTGCTGGCCGCCATGCACCACCTGGTCTCCGACGGCTGGTCGGTGAAGGTGCTGCTGTCGGAACTGTCCGCGCTGTACGAGGCGTTCGCCGCCGGCCGGCCCTCGCCGCTGCCCGCGCTCGCCGTCCAGTACGGGGACTTCGCCACCTGGCAGCAGCGGGAGCTGGGCCGGGAGGCGCTCGCCGCGGACCTGGCGTACTGGCGGGAACACCTGGCCGGGGCGCCGGAGGCGCTGGCGCTGCACACCGACCGGCCGCGCCCGGCGGTGCAGGGCTTCAACGGCGGCTCGGTGCCCTTCGCGCTGACCGCGGAGCTGATGGCGGCGCTGACGGCGGTGGGCCGGGCGCGCGGCGCCACCCCCTACATGGTGCTGCTGGCCGTCTTCGCGGTGCTGCTCCACCGGTACTCCGGCCAGGACGACGTGGTGGTCGGGGTGCCGACGGCGGGCCGCGGCCGGGCCGAGGTGGAACCGCTCATCGGGTTCTTCGTCAACACCCTGCCGGTGCGGGCCCGGCTGCACGGCGAGCCCTCCTTCGCCGAGGTGCTGGACCGGGTGCGCGAGGCGTGCCTGGGGGCGTACGCCCACGAGCGGGTGCCGTTCGAGCGGATCGTGGAGGAGCTGCGGCCGCCGCGCGACCTGAGCCGGCCGCCGGTGTTCCAGGTGAGCCTGTCCTACCAGGGCGACCCGCTGCCGGTGCTGGACATCGCCGGGCTGGAGTTCCGGCGGATGAACCTGCTCGCCGACGGCGCCCGGTTCGACCTGGAGCTGCAGTTCTTCGCCACCGCCGGCGGCGGGCTGACCGGCTGGTTCGAGTACGACCGGGACCTGTTCGACCGGGACACCATCGACCGGCTGGCCGGGCACTTCCGGCGGGTCGCCGAGCTGGTGGCGGCCGACCCGGCGGCCCGGGTGGACGGTCTGCCGCTGCTGGACGAGGCCGGGCGCGCGGCGGTGCTGGCGGCCGGCCGCGGTCCGGAGCGGGAGTGGCCGGAGGCCGGCTGGGTCCACGAGTGCGTCGCCGAGCGGGCCCGGCTGGCGCCCGACGCGCCCGCGGTGCGCTTCGAGGGCACCACGGTCACCTACCGGGAGCTGAACGCCCGCGCCAACCGGCTGGCGCACCGGCTGCGCCGGCGGGGCGTGGGCCGGGACGTGCCGGTCGGGGTCTGCCTGGAACGCTCGGTGGAGCTGGTGGTGAGCCTGCTGGCGGTGCTCAAGGCGGGCGGCGCGTACGTGCCGCTGGACCCCTCGCACCCGCCGGCCCGGCTGGCCCGGGTGGTGGGGACCGCCGGGATGCCGGTGGTGCTGGCCGCGCCGGACACCCGCGGCGTGCTGCCCGGGACGGCCGAGGTGCTGGACGTGGTGGGGTCGGCCGCCTCCTGGGCGGACGAGCCGGACACCGACCCGCAGGTGGTGGTCGGCCCGGAGGACCTGGCGTACGTCATCTACACCTCGGGCTCCACCGGCGAGCCCAAGGGCGTGATGAACGTCCACGCGGCGATCCGCAACCGGCTGCTGTGGATGCAGGACGCCTACCGGCTCGGCGCGGACGACCGGGTGCTGCAGAAGACGCCGTTCTCCTTCGACGTGTCGGTGTGGGAGTTCTTCTGGCCGCTGATGACCGGCGCCACGCTGGTGGTGGCGCGGCCCGGCGGGCACCGGGACGCGGGCCACCTGGTGGACACCATCCGCGCCGAGCGGATCACCACGGCGCACTTCGTCCCCTCGATGCTCCAGGTCTTCCTCCGGCAGCCGGGCGTGGACCGGCTGCCGTCGCTGCGGCGGGTGGTGTGCAGCGGTGAGGCGCTGCCCCGGGAGCTGCAGGACCGGTTCCTCGCCACCTGCCCGGCGGAGCTGCACAACCTCTACGGGCCCACCGAGGCGGCGGTGGACGTCACCGCCTGGGAGTGCGTCCGGGACGGGGACCCGCGGCCGGTGCCGATCGGGCGGCCGATCGCCAACACCCGGGTGTACGTGCTCGACCGCCACCGGCGGCCGGTGCCGTTCGGGGTCCCCGGCGAGCTGTACCTGGCCGGGCGGCAGCTGGCCCGGGGCTACCTGGGCCGGCCGGACCTGACCGCCGAGCGGTTCGTGGCCGACCCCTACGGCGACGGCCCGGCGGACCGGATGTACGCCACCGGGGACCTGGCCCGGTTCCGCGCCGACGGCACGGTGGAGTACCTGGGCCGGCTGGACCACCAGGTGAAGCTGCGCGGCCTGCGGATCGAACTGGGCGAGATCGAGGCCCAGCTGGCCGGGCACGACCGGGTGCGGGAGGCGGTGGTGACCGCCCACCGGCACGGCGCGGACGACGTGCGGCTGGTGGCGTACCTGACCGGTGACCCGGTGCCGGAGCCCGGCGAGCTGGCCGCGTACCTGCGCGAGCGGCTGCCGGAGTACATGGTGCCGGCGGCCTTCGTGGCGCTGCCGCGGATGCCGCTGACCGCCAACGGCAAGGCGGACCGGGCCGCGCTGCCCGCGCCGGAGTTCACCGCCGCGCCCCGGGCCGCGTACGCCGCGCCCCAGGAGGGGCTGGAGCGCACCCTGGCCGAGGTGTGGCGGTCGGTGCTGGGGGTGGAGCGGGTCGGCCGGGACGACAACTTCTTCGAACTCGGCGGCCACTCGCTGCTGATGTCCCGCCTCCAGGCGGAACTGGCGGCCGGCCACCACATCCAGGTGTCGATGGTGGAGCTCTTCCAGCACCCCACGGTGGGGGCGCTCGCCGCCCACCTGCGGCGGCCGGCCGGCGCCGCCGGCCGGGAGCGGGACGGCGCCGGGCGCGCCGAGACCCGCCGCCGGTCGCAGAACCAACGTCAAGCAGCAGCGGCGCGCCGGACGCGCTCACGGAACGGTAGGTGA